A single genomic interval of Macadamia integrifolia cultivar HAES 741 chromosome 6, SCU_Mint_v3, whole genome shotgun sequence harbors:
- the LOC122081180 gene encoding protein GRAVITROPIC IN THE LIGHT 1-like: protein MPEMDGSAKHPQISEMFQKFAMAFKTKTIEFFAEEEDDDADTVSLLDSPEEIITGQRVVVLKPDHLPKSTPPTQPQPPPSQQQEQQHLDHLNSNGDLQNKTFQALIPSLFASISSFEASYLQFQTAHAPFDADNIEAADRVAVSYLQKLSELKQSYRRFRKHPSTLNPPGFPIVSPLEAQVEENQSLLRSLELVVNRLRSDIDLKDAEVCALKQKLRKIEKSNLRLSKTLSNSNSNSKTKPNSLLSSSFLPASPEVMLSVGVFDSVLQDACRSSHSFSKLLIDLMNKAGWDLDLAANSLYPDVKYGKKGHNRYAFLSYVCLLMFQGFNLEGFGLEGDEVRSNGAELLSVRRKKSLRQFVEHGIADAMELLSREPSSDFATFCDNKYQQLVHPTMESSLFRNLEENEMVLDPWGSSSVFYESFVTMASSIWMLQKLAFAFDPVVEIFQVEIGVDFSMVYMENVTRKAVSPGKTRPKVGFTVIPGFRIGRTVIQSQVYLTGLRCAEQVFPDCPV, encoded by the coding sequence ATGCCCGAGATGGATGGCTCCGCTAAGCATCCCCAAATCTCTGAAATGTTTCAGAAATTTGCAATGGCTTTCAAGACTAAAACCATTGAATTCtttgcagaagaagaggacgacgATGCCGACACCGTCTCCCTTCTCGACTCCCCAGAAGAGATCATCACTGGGCAGCGAGTCGTCGTCCTTAAACCCGACCACCTCCCCAAATCAACCCCACCTACCCAACCTCAACCACCGCCATCACAACAGCAGGAACAACAGCATTTGGATCATCTAAATTCCAACGGCGATCTCCAGAACAAAACTTTCCAAGCCCTAATCCCCTCTCTGTTCGCCAGCATTTCCTCTTTCGAGGCTTCTTATCTGCAATTCCAGACAGCCCATGCCCCCTTCGATGCCGACAACATCGAGGCCGCCGATAGAGTCGCCGTCTCATACCTTCAGAAGCTATCCGAGCTCAAGCAATCCTACAGACGCTTCCGTAAGCACCCAAGTACCCTCAACCCCCCTGGATTCCCTATCGTTTCTCCTCTGGAAGCTCAGGTGGAGGAGAATCAGAGCTTGCTCCGTAGTCTCGAGCTGGTCGTCAACAGGTTACGGTCAGATATCGATCTTAAAGACGCTGAGGTTTGCGCATTGAAGCAAAAGTTACGGAAGATTGAAAAATCCAATTTGAGATTGTCCAAGACGTTGTCTAATTCTAATTCTAATTCGAAAACGAAACCCAATTCTTTGCTCTCCTCGTCTTTTCTCCCTGCTTCTCCCGAGGTTATGCTGTCCGTTGGGGTCTTCGATTCGGTCTTGCAGGACGCTTGCAGATCCTCGCATAGTTTCTCCAAGCTCTTGATTGATTTGATGAACAAAGCTGGGTGGGATTTGGATTTGGCCGCAAATTCTCTTTATCCAGATGTCAAGTACGGCAAGAAAGGACACAATCGGTATGCTTTCCTCTCCTATGTTTGTCTGTTGATGTTCCAAGGATTCAATTTggagggttttggtttggaagGGGATGAGGTTCGGAGCAACGGCGCTGAATTGTTGAGCGTTCGGCGGAAGAAGTCTCTACGGCAATTCGTCGAGCATGGAATAGCAGATGCGATGGAGCTTCTGAGTAGGGAACCAAGCAGCGATTTTGCAACATTCTGTGATAACAAGTACCAACAACTTGTCCACCCCACGATGGAATCCTCCCTTTTCAGAAACTTGGAGGAGAACGAAATGGTATTGGATCCTTGGGGTTCATCCTCTGTTTTCTACGAGTCGTTTGTGACCATGGCTAGCTCAATATGGATGCTTCAAAAATTAGCCTTTGCGTTCGACCCAGTTGTTGAGATTTTTCAGGTGGAGATAGGGGTTGATTTCTCTATGGTTTATATGGAGAATGTCACGAGGAAAGCTGTATCTCCTGGTAAAACTCGACCCAAGGTGGGATTCACAGTGATTCCAGGCTTCCGGATTGGGAGAACTGTAATCCAGTCTCAGGTTTATCTAACTGGCTTAAGATGTGCAGAGCAAGTGTTTCCTGATTGTCCTGTGTGA